In Pseudomonas fluorescens NCIMB 11764, a single window of DNA contains:
- a CDS encoding intradiol ring-cleavage dioxygenase, whose protein sequence is MDDNTSVTSAQPACLLSPEQIAGPYFRNPKLIRRNISEGMDGVPLVLKLTIVDAMTCQPVTGAIVDIWHCNARGAYSGWSRIDPDKEVDNGDIGAIPRTDDDTYLRGGQFTDQKGIVRFTTIYPGFYAGRALHIHVAVRVTAGNNYLEERHVAWVGQLYFPEAASRSVLNTRQYSGRSVAPLTNDQDVLYETMGGEASTLTVHTLSRDSKEDGFFGQMTIGIDTFAASSQIKPEDFDKYTV, encoded by the coding sequence ATGGACGACAACACCTCAGTGACATCCGCACAACCGGCTTGCCTGCTGTCACCCGAACAGATCGCCGGCCCGTATTTTCGAAACCCTAAACTGATCAGGCGAAACATCAGCGAAGGCATGGACGGCGTTCCTCTGGTGCTGAAACTGACGATCGTCGATGCGATGACCTGCCAGCCGGTCACCGGCGCCATCGTCGATATCTGGCATTGCAATGCGCGTGGTGCGTATTCGGGCTGGAGCAGGATCGACCCGGACAAGGAAGTCGACAACGGCGATATCGGCGCGATCCCGCGTACCGATGACGATACCTACCTGCGCGGCGGGCAGTTCACGGATCAGAAAGGCATCGTGCGCTTTACCACGATCTATCCGGGTTTCTATGCCGGACGCGCGTTGCACATCCACGTCGCAGTCCGAGTCACCGCAGGCAACAACTATCTCGAAGAACGGCATGTCGCCTGGGTCGGCCAGCTGTACTTCCCTGAAGCGGCTTCGCGTTCGGTGCTCAACACCCGGCAATACAGTGGCCGAAGCGTCGCGCCACTGACCAACGATCAGGATGTTCTCTATGAAACCATGGGCGGCGAAGCCTCGACCCTGACCGTTCACACCCTCAGTCGAGACTCGAAAGAAGACGGGTTTTTCGGCCAAATGACCATTGGCATCGACACGTTCGCGGCGTCATCGCAGATCAAACCGGAGGACTTCGACAAATACACGGTCTGA
- a CDS encoding bifunctional 4-hydroxy-2-oxoglutarate aldolase/2-dehydro-3-deoxy-phosphogluconate aldolase, which produces MTTPSPTVSMADKVALIDSLCAKARILPVITIAREQDVLPLADALAAGGLTALEVTLRSQFGLKAIQILREQRPELVTGAGTVLDRHMLAAAEAAGSQFIVTPGITRDLLEASVDSPIPLLPGISNASGIMEGYGLGYRRFKLFPAEVSGGVAAIKALGGPFGEVKFCPTGGVSPANIKSYMALKNVMCVGGSWMLDPEWIKNGDWARIQECTAEALALLD; this is translated from the coding sequence ATGACAACCCCATCCCCGACCGTTTCCATGGCGGACAAAGTTGCCCTGATCGACAGCCTCTGCGCCAAGGCGCGGATCCTGCCGGTAATCACCATTGCTCGCGAACAGGACGTGCTGCCGCTGGCCGACGCCCTCGCGGCCGGTGGCCTGACAGCCCTGGAAGTGACCCTGCGTTCGCAGTTCGGCCTCAAGGCCATCCAGATCCTGCGCGAGCAGCGTCCGGAACTGGTGACCGGCGCCGGCACCGTGCTCGATCGCCACATGCTGGCTGCCGCAGAAGCTGCCGGGTCGCAGTTCATCGTCACGCCGGGCATCACCCGTGACTTGCTCGAAGCCAGCGTCGACAGCCCGATCCCGCTGTTGCCGGGCATCAGCAATGCCTCGGGCATCATGGAAGGCTACGGTCTGGGCTATCGCCGCTTCAAACTGTTCCCGGCGGAAGTCAGCGGCGGCGTCGCGGCGATCAAAGCCCTGGGCGGCCCGTTCGGCGAAGTGAAATTCTGCCCGACCGGCGGCGTCAGCCCGGCCAACATCAAGAGCTACATGGCGTTGAAAAACGTGATGTGCGTGGGCGGTAGCTGGATGCTTGATCCGGAGTGGATCAAGAACGGTGACTGGGCCCGCATTCAGGAATGCACCGCCGAGGCCTTGGCGCTGCTGGACTGA
- the pgl gene encoding 6-phosphogluconolactonase: MAISNLKLPQGVSAHEFKSPVLLADGLALKVAKQLSDAIDARGTATLVVSGGRSPVAFFQNLAKQKLDWSKVVVTLADERWVPVEHADSNAGLLKRYLLQGLAAKAQFLSLYSASANLEQAAEQADRLLAELPAIDVLVLGMGDDGHTASLFPNSPNLADALKVDGTRRCYPMLAPTVPHQRLTMSRALLASAKHTVLSISGQSKLTTLSAALAGDDVAAMPIRAFLQPTLEIYWCP, encoded by the coding sequence ATGGCGATATCTAATTTGAAACTGCCTCAGGGCGTCAGCGCCCATGAGTTCAAGAGCCCGGTGTTGCTCGCCGATGGTTTGGCGCTGAAGGTGGCCAAGCAACTGAGTGACGCTATCGACGCTCGCGGGACCGCGACGCTGGTGGTGTCCGGTGGACGCAGCCCGGTGGCGTTTTTCCAGAACCTGGCGAAACAGAAACTGGATTGGTCCAAGGTCGTCGTGACCCTGGCTGATGAGCGTTGGGTGCCGGTGGAACACGCCGACAGCAACGCCGGTCTGCTCAAGCGTTACCTGTTGCAGGGTCTGGCGGCGAAGGCTCAGTTCCTGAGTCTGTACAGCGCCAGCGCCAACCTTGAACAAGCGGCCGAGCAAGCCGACCGTTTGCTCGCCGAGTTGCCTGCCATCGACGTGCTGGTACTGGGCATGGGCGACGACGGCCACACCGCGTCGTTGTTCCCGAACAGTCCGAACCTGGCCGACGCCTTGAAAGTCGACGGCACACGTCGTTGCTACCCGATGCTGGCGCCGACCGTGCCGCATCAGCGCCTGACCATGAGTCGCGCGCTGCTGGCTTCGGCCAAACACACCGTTCTATCGATTTCCGGTCAGTCCAAGCTGACCACCCTGAGTGCCGCATTGGCCGGTGACGATGTCGCCGCCATGCCGATTCGCGCGTTTCTGCAACCTACGTTAGAGATTTACTGGTGCCCATGA
- the zwf gene encoding glucose-6-phosphate dehydrogenase gives MPSITVEPCTFALFGALGDLALRKLFPALYQLDGAGLLHEDTRIIALAREPGSEQEHLAFIASELRRYVGAKELDEAVVERFLARLTYLHVDFLKSEDYVALAEMAGSAQRVIAYFATPAAVYGAICENLAKVGLAENTRVVLEKPIGSDLESSRKVNDAVAQFFPENRTYRIDHYLGKETVQNLIALRFANSLFETQWNQNYISHVEITVAEKVGIEGRWGYFDKAGQLRDMIQNHLLQLLCLIAMDPPADLSADSIRDEKVKVLKALAPISPEGLTTQVVRGQYIAGYSEGKPVPGYLEEPNSNTQSDTETFVALRADIRNWRWAGVPFYLRTGKRMPQKLSQIVIHFKEPSHYIFAPEQRLQISNKLIIRLQPDEGISLRVMTKEQGLDKGMQLRSGPLQLNFSDTWRSARIPDAYERLLLEVMRGNQNLFVRKDEIEAAWKWCDQLIAGWKKSGDAPKPYAAGSWGPMSSIALITRDGRSWYGDI, from the coding sequence ATGCCTTCGATTACGGTTGAACCGTGCACCTTTGCCTTGTTCGGCGCGCTTGGCGATCTGGCCTTGCGCAAGCTGTTTCCTGCCCTCTATCAACTCGATGGCGCAGGCCTGTTGCACGAGGACACGCGCATCATCGCGCTGGCCCGTGAGCCGGGCAGCGAGCAGGAGCATCTGGCGTTCATCGCTTCCGAGCTGCGCCGCTACGTCGGCGCCAAAGAGCTGGACGAAGCGGTGGTCGAACGTTTTCTGGCCCGCCTGACCTATCTGCACGTCGATTTCCTCAAGTCCGAAGACTATGTGGCCCTGGCCGAAATGGCCGGCAGCGCCCAGCGAGTGATCGCCTACTTCGCCACGCCGGCCGCTGTCTACGGCGCGATCTGCGAAAACCTGGCGAAGGTCGGTCTGGCCGAGAACACCCGTGTGGTGCTGGAAAAACCCATCGGTTCCGACCTGGAATCCTCGCGCAAGGTCAACGACGCCGTGGCGCAGTTCTTTCCGGAGAACCGCACCTACCGCATCGACCACTACCTGGGCAAAGAGACCGTTCAAAACCTCATCGCCCTGCGTTTTGCCAACAGCCTGTTCGAAACCCAGTGGAACCAGAATTACATCTCCCACGTGGAAATCACCGTGGCTGAAAAGGTCGGGATCGAAGGCCGCTGGGGCTACTTCGACAAGGCCGGTCAGCTGCGGGACATGATCCAGAATCACCTGTTGCAACTGCTTTGCCTGATCGCCATGGACCCTCCGGCCGACCTGTCCGCCGACAGCATCCGCGACGAGAAAGTCAAAGTGCTCAAGGCGCTGGCGCCCATCAGCCCGGAAGGCCTGACCACCCAAGTGGTGCGCGGCCAGTACATCGCCGGTTACAGCGAAGGCAAACCGGTTCCCGGCTACCTGGAAGAGCCGAATTCCAACACCCAGAGCGACACGGAAACTTTCGTCGCCCTGCGTGCCGACATCCGCAATTGGCGTTGGGCCGGCGTGCCGTTTTACCTGCGCACCGGCAAGCGCATGCCGCAGAAACTGTCGCAGATCGTTATCCACTTCAAGGAACCGTCGCACTACATCTTCGCCCCCGAGCAGCGCCTGCAAATCAGCAACAAACTGATTATCCGCCTGCAACCGGACGAAGGCATTTCCTTGCGTGTGATGACCAAAGAACAAGGCCTGGACAAGGGCATGCAGCTGCGCAGCGGTCCGTTGCAGCTGAATTTTTCCGACACCTGGCGCAGCGCACGGATTCCCGATGCCTACGAGCGGTTGTTGCTGGAAGTGATGCGCGGCAATCAGAACCTGTTTGTCCGTAAAGATGAAATCGAAGCCGCGTGGAAGTGGTGTGACCAGTTGATCGCCGGGTGGAAGAAATCCGGTGATGCGCCCAAGCCGTACGCGGCCGGGTCCTGGGGACCGATGAGCTCCATTGCTCTGATCACGCGGGACGGGAGGTCGTGGTATGGCGATATCTAA
- a CDS encoding MurR/RpiR family transcriptional regulator produces the protein MRNLLEQIQNRLEDLNKAERKVAEVILLNPEQATRFSIAALAQASKVSEPTVNRFCRSFGVSGYPELKLQLAQSLASGAAYVSRAVEADDNPEAYTKKIFGSAIASLDSALQALDPNLISRAVDLLIQARQIHFFGLGASAPVALDAQHKFFRFNLAVTAHADVLMQRMIASVAHTGELFVIISYTGRTRELVEVARIARENGASVLGLTAEGSPLAKASTLSLNIPLPEDTDIYMPMTSRIIQLTVLDVLATGMTLRRGVDFQPHLRKIKESLNASRYPVGDEFN, from the coding sequence GTGCGAAATCTGCTGGAACAGATCCAGAATCGCCTTGAAGACCTGAACAAGGCCGAACGCAAAGTCGCCGAAGTGATCCTGCTCAACCCAGAGCAGGCCACCCGGTTCAGCATCGCCGCCCTCGCCCAGGCCTCCAAGGTCAGCGAGCCGACGGTCAACCGCTTCTGCCGTTCGTTCGGCGTCAGCGGCTACCCGGAACTCAAACTTCAGCTGGCCCAGAGCCTGGCCAGTGGCGCAGCGTATGTCAGCCGTGCGGTCGAGGCCGACGATAATCCGGAAGCCTATACCAAGAAGATTTTCGGCAGCGCCATCGCGTCGCTGGACAGTGCCTTGCAGGCCCTGGACCCGAATCTGATCAGCCGCGCCGTCGACCTGTTGATCCAGGCCCGGCAGATCCACTTCTTCGGCCTCGGCGCATCAGCCCCGGTGGCGCTGGACGCGCAGCACAAATTCTTCCGCTTCAACCTCGCCGTCACCGCCCATGCGGATGTGCTGATGCAGCGCATGATTGCGTCGGTGGCCCACACCGGCGAGTTGTTCGTGATCATTTCCTACACCGGCCGTACTCGCGAACTGGTGGAAGTGGCGCGTATCGCCCGGGAAAACGGCGCTTCGGTGCTTGGGCTGACAGCCGAAGGTTCGCCGTTGGCCAAGGCCAGTACGCTGAGCCTGAACATCCCGCTGCCGGAAGACACCGACATTTATATGCCGATGACGTCGCGGATCATTCAATTGACGGTGCTGGATGTGCTCGCCACCGGCATGACGTTGCGCCGTGGTGTGGATTTCCAGCCGCATTTGCGCAAAATCAAAGAGAGTTTGAATGCGAGCAGGTATCCGGTGGGGGATGAGTTCAACTGA
- a CDS encoding D-hexose-6-phosphate mutarotase, translating into MHEHPLQRFFKSLRERPMFAWERYQMRDVLVIDHPLCQAVFSRQGAQLLHFQPKGQKPWLWCAAKWPHVGAIRGGVPVCWPWYGRHPSENAWPSHGWARLLDWKLLDSSHDDDGVHLHWQLQLCDWQVDLHAHLGERMALRLSTEHQDSLPCQLSQALHAYWRIGDVGEIALSGLDGAQGYDQLNRQACQQEGELRVEGGCQRVFQHDGELQLRDHAWQRELCIDTGEDADTVVWHPGSRPLLGVSWNEISEFVCVEAASGGTDSLSLAPGQKAHLSLQARVGV; encoded by the coding sequence ATGCATGAGCATCCGCTACAACGCTTCTTCAAATCCTTGCGCGAACGTCCGATGTTTGCGTGGGAGCGCTATCAGATGCGCGATGTGCTGGTGATCGATCATCCGCTGTGTCAGGCGGTGTTCAGTCGGCAGGGCGCGCAATTGCTGCACTTCCAGCCCAAAGGGCAGAAACCGTGGCTCTGGTGCGCGGCGAAGTGGCCCCACGTGGGTGCGATTCGTGGCGGCGTGCCGGTGTGTTGGCCATGGTACGGACGGCATCCGAGTGAAAACGCATGGCCATCCCATGGCTGGGCGCGGTTGCTCGACTGGAAACTGCTCGACAGCAGCCATGACGACGACGGCGTGCACCTGCACTGGCAACTGCAGTTGTGTGACTGGCAAGTAGACCTGCATGCCCACCTTGGCGAACGCATGGCGTTGCGCCTGAGTACCGAGCATCAGGACAGCCTGCCGTGCCAATTGAGTCAGGCGTTGCATGCTTACTGGCGTATTGGCGATGTTGGCGAGATAGCGCTGTCTGGGCTCGACGGTGCGCAAGGTTATGACCAGTTGAACCGCCAGGCTTGCCAGCAGGAAGGCGAGTTGCGGGTGGAGGGTGGCTGTCAACGCGTGTTCCAGCATGACGGCGAATTGCAGCTCAGGGATCACGCCTGGCAGCGGGAATTGTGCATTGATACCGGGGAGGATGCGGACACGGTGGTCTGGCATCCCGGTTCGCGTCCGCTATTGGGCGTCAGTTGGAACGAGATTTCCGAGTTTGTCTGTGTGGAAGCGGCAAGCGGCGGGACCGATAGCTTGAGCCTGGCGCCGGGGCAGAAGGCGCATTTGAGTTTGCAGGCGCGGGTGGGAGTTTAG
- a CDS encoding carbohydrate porin, with the protein MKKNKNAQLICQLSAIAAMMLAGSVHAADAFSADSEWMTGDWGGERTKLIEQGIDIKMDYVGEVGSNLHGGYNNDKTARYADQFGLGVALDLQKLWGWDNTQAKIQLTNRNGENISNDRVGDPRAGTLSSSQEVYGRGHMVRLTQLWIKHQFLDGKLDVKAGYFGEGEDFNTFPCEFQNLAFCGSQVGNWATNIWYNWPVSQAAIRVKYNISPEFYAQIGAYNQNPSQLEHGNGFKLSGSGTKGTVLPVELVWLPNLNNLPGEYRVGYYKSTASADDVREDDNGNDAATSGNAYRSHSSKSGYWFVAQQQLTDHNGDKSRGLTVSANATFHDKDTNIVDNYQSLMFVYKGPFDARPKDDVGIGFARIHVNDDVKKNAELVNADNGVTQYEDPRFAPLRDTEYNYEINYGFHVTNWLTVRPNLQYITHPGGVDEVDNALVAGLKIQSVF; encoded by the coding sequence ATGAAGAAGAACAAAAACGCTCAGCTTATCTGCCAGTTGTCGGCGATTGCGGCAATGATGCTGGCTGGCAGTGTGCACGCGGCTGACGCGTTCAGCGCCGATTCCGAATGGATGACCGGCGATTGGGGTGGTGAGCGGACCAAGCTGATCGAGCAGGGCATCGACATCAAGATGGACTACGTCGGTGAAGTGGGCAGCAACCTCCACGGCGGCTACAACAACGACAAGACGGCGCGTTACGCCGACCAGTTCGGCCTGGGCGTGGCGCTCGACCTGCAAAAGCTGTGGGGCTGGGATAACACTCAGGCGAAGATCCAGCTGACCAACCGTAATGGTGAAAACATCTCCAATGACCGTGTTGGCGACCCGCGTGCCGGCACCTTGAGTTCCTCCCAGGAAGTCTACGGTCGCGGCCATATGGTTCGTTTGACCCAGTTGTGGATCAAGCACCAGTTCCTCGACGGCAAACTGGACGTCAAGGCCGGTTACTTCGGCGAAGGCGAAGACTTCAACACCTTCCCTTGCGAATTCCAGAACCTGGCATTCTGCGGTTCCCAGGTGGGTAACTGGGCGACCAACATCTGGTACAACTGGCCCGTCAGCCAGGCCGCAATCCGCGTGAAGTACAACATCTCGCCCGAGTTCTATGCGCAGATCGGCGCGTACAACCAGAACCCGTCGCAACTGGAACACGGCAACGGCTTCAAGCTTAGCGGCAGTGGTACCAAGGGCACCGTGTTGCCGGTCGAACTGGTCTGGTTGCCTAACCTGAACAACCTGCCGGGCGAATACCGTGTCGGTTACTACAAAAGCACGGCCAGCGCCGATGACGTTCGTGAAGACGACAACGGCAATGATGCGGCCACCAGCGGCAACGCTTACCGCAGCCACAGCAGCAAGTCCGGCTACTGGTTCGTGGCGCAGCAACAGCTGACCGACCACAACGGTGACAAAAGCCGTGGTCTGACCGTATCGGCCAACGCCACGTTCCACGACAAGGACACCAACATCGTCGACAACTATCAGTCGTTGATGTTTGTGTACAAGGGCCCGTTCGATGCACGTCCGAAAGATGACGTCGGTATCGGTTTCGCCCGTATCCATGTCAACGATGACGTGAAGAAAAACGCCGAGCTGGTCAACGCCGACAATGGTGTCACCCAGTACGAAGATCCGCGGTTTGCGCCACTGCGTGACACTGAATACAACTACGAGATCAACTACGGCTTCCACGTTACCAACTGGCTGACCGTGCGTCCCAACCTGCAATACATCACTCACCCGGGCGGTGTGGATGAAGTCGACAACGCGCTGGTGGCCGGCCTGAAAATTCAGTCGGTGTTCTAA
- a CDS encoding ABC transporter ATP-binding protein — translation MATLELRNVNKTYGPGLPDTLKNIELSIKDGEFLILVGPSGCGKSTLMNCIAGLETITGGAIMIGDQDVSGMSPKDRDIAMVFQSYALYPTMSVRENIAFGLKIRKMPAADIEAEVARVAKLLQIEHLLNRKPGQLSGGQQQRVAMGRALARRPKIYLFDEPLSNLDAKLRVEMRTEMKLMHQRLKTTTVYVTHDQIEAMTLGDKVAVMKDGIIQQFGTPKDIYNNPANLFVASFIGSPPMNFIPLRLQRKDGRLVALLDSGQARCELPLGMQDAGLEDREVILGMRPEQIVLAGSEPNGLPTIRAEVQVTEPTGPDTLVFVNLNDTKVCCRLAPDVAPAVGETLTLQFDPSKVLLFDAKTGERLGVAGLPKTEVHSANVTQFKGR, via the coding sequence ATGGCAACGCTCGAACTTCGCAACGTAAACAAGACTTATGGCCCAGGCCTGCCGGACACCCTCAAGAACATCGAACTGTCGATCAAGGACGGTGAGTTCCTGATCCTGGTCGGCCCTTCGGGCTGCGGCAAATCGACCCTGATGAATTGCATCGCCGGCCTGGAAACCATCACCGGCGGCGCGATCATGATCGGTGATCAGGACGTCAGCGGCATGAGCCCCAAAGACCGTGACATCGCCATGGTGTTCCAGTCCTACGCGCTGTACCCGACCATGAGCGTTCGCGAGAACATCGCCTTCGGCTTGAAAATCCGCAAAATGCCTGCCGCCGATATCGAAGCGGAAGTGGCGCGGGTCGCCAAGCTGTTGCAGATCGAACACTTGCTCAATCGCAAGCCGGGCCAGCTCTCCGGTGGCCAGCAACAGCGCGTGGCGATGGGCCGTGCGTTGGCGCGGCGGCCGAAGATTTACCTGTTCGACGAACCGCTGTCCAACCTCGACGCCAAGCTGCGCGTCGAGATGCGCACCGAAATGAAACTGATGCACCAGCGCCTGAAAACCACCACGGTCTACGTGACCCACGACCAGATCGAAGCGATGACGCTGGGCGATAAAGTGGCGGTGATGAAGGACGGGATCATCCAGCAGTTCGGCACGCCGAAAGACATCTACAACAACCCGGCCAACCTGTTCGTGGCGAGCTTCATCGGTTCGCCGCCGATGAACTTCATCCCCCTGCGTTTGCAGCGCAAGGACGGTCGTCTGGTGGCGCTGCTCGACAGCGGTCAGGCGCGTTGCGAATTGCCATTGGGCATGCAGGACGCAGGGCTCGAAGACCGCGAAGTGATCCTCGGCATGCGTCCGGAACAGATCGTGCTGGCGGGTAGCGAGCCGAACGGTTTGCCGACCATTCGCGCCGAAGTCCAGGTCACCGAACCGACCGGTCCCGACACACTGGTTTTCGTCAATCTCAACGACACCAAAGTCTGCTGCCGCCTGGCGCCGGACGTTGCACCGGCCGTGGGCGAGACCCTGACCCTGCAATTCGATCCATCGAAAGTGCTGCTGTTCGATGCCAAGACCGGGGAGCGCCTGGGGGTGGCCGGTCTGCCAAAGACCGAAGTGCACAGCGCCAACGTGACTCAATTCAAAGGCCGCTGA
- a CDS encoding carbohydrate ABC transporter permease, with amino-acid sequence MTSFAAKPSISLSRIAIYGVLILAVLLYLIPLVVMLLTSFKTPEDINTGNLLSWPTVVSGIGWVKAWGTVDGYFWNSIKITVPAVLISTAIGALNGYVLSMWRFRGSQLFFGLLLFGCFLPFQTVLLPASFTLGKMGLASTTTGLVFVHVVYGLAFTTLFFRNYYVSVPDALVKAARLDGAGFFTIFRLIILPMSTPIIMVCLIWQFTQIWNDFLFGVVFSSGDSQPITVALNNLVNTSTGAKEYNVDMAAAMIAGLPTLLVYVVAGKYFVRGLTAGAVKG; translated from the coding sequence ATGACTAGTTTCGCTGCCAAACCTTCCATCAGCCTGAGTCGCATCGCGATCTACGGCGTGCTGATCCTGGCGGTATTGCTTTACCTGATACCGCTGGTGGTCATGCTGTTGACCAGTTTCAAGACACCGGAAGACATCAACACCGGCAACCTGCTGAGCTGGCCGACCGTGGTCAGCGGCATTGGCTGGGTCAAGGCCTGGGGCACCGTCGACGGGTATTTCTGGAACTCGATCAAGATCACCGTCCCGGCGGTGCTGATCTCCACCGCCATCGGCGCGCTGAACGGCTATGTGCTGTCGATGTGGCGCTTTCGCGGTTCGCAGTTGTTCTTCGGCCTGCTGCTGTTCGGTTGCTTCCTGCCGTTCCAGACCGTCCTGCTGCCGGCCTCGTTCACGCTCGGCAAAATGGGCCTGGCCAGCACCACCACGGGCCTGGTGTTCGTGCACGTGGTCTACGGGCTGGCGTTCACCACGCTGTTTTTCCGCAACTACTACGTCAGCGTTCCCGATGCGCTGGTGAAGGCCGCACGGCTGGATGGCGCGGGTTTCTTCACCATCTTCCGGCTGATCATCCTGCCGATGTCCACCCCGATCATCATGGTCTGCCTGATCTGGCAGTTCACCCAGATCTGGAACGACTTCCTGTTCGGCGTGGTGTTCTCCAGCGGTGATTCGCAACCGATCACGGTGGCGCTGAACAACTTGGTCAACACCAGTACCGGGGCCAAGGAATACAACGTTGATATGGCGGCGGCGATGATCGCCGGGCTGCCGACCCTGCTGGTCTATGTGGTCGCAGGCAAGTATTTCGTGCGCGGTCTCACGGCCGGCGCAGTCAAGGGGTAA
- a CDS encoding carbohydrate ABC transporter permease codes for MSSVAVFSKASPFDALQRWLPKLVLAPSMFIVLVGFYGYILWTFVLSFTSSTFLPTYKWAGLAQYQRLFDNDRWWVASKNLAVFGGMFIGITLVIGVLLAVFLDQRIRREGFIRTIYLYPMALSMIVTGTAWKWLLNPGMGLDKLLRDWGWEGFRLDWLIDPDRVVYCLVIAAVWQASGFIMAMFLAGLRGVDQSIIRAAQIDGASMPRIYLKVVLPSLRPVFFSAVMILAHIAIKSFDLVAAMTAGGPGYSSDLPAMFMYSFTFSRGQMGMGSASAILMLGAILAIIVPYLYSELRTKRHD; via the coding sequence ATGAGTTCTGTTGCTGTGTTCAGCAAGGCCTCGCCGTTCGATGCATTGCAGCGCTGGCTCCCCAAACTGGTGCTGGCGCCCAGCATGTTCATCGTTCTTGTGGGCTTTTATGGCTACATCCTGTGGACGTTCGTGCTGTCGTTCACCAGTTCGACCTTTCTGCCGACTTACAAGTGGGCGGGTCTGGCGCAGTACCAGCGGCTGTTCGACAACGACCGTTGGTGGGTGGCGAGCAAGAACCTCGCGGTGTTCGGCGGCATGTTCATCGGCATCACCCTGGTGATCGGTGTGCTGCTGGCGGTGTTTCTTGACCAGCGTATTCGCCGCGAAGGCTTCATTCGCACCATCTACCTGTACCCGATGGCGCTCTCGATGATCGTCACCGGCACGGCCTGGAAATGGCTGCTCAACCCGGGCATGGGCCTGGACAAATTGTTGCGTGACTGGGGCTGGGAAGGCTTTCGCCTGGACTGGCTGATCGATCCCGATCGCGTGGTGTATTGCCTGGTGATCGCTGCGGTATGGCAAGCCTCGGGCTTCATCATGGCGATGTTCCTCGCCGGCCTGCGTGGGGTTGATCAATCGATCATCCGTGCCGCCCAGATCGATGGTGCGAGCATGCCGCGCATCTACCTCAAAGTGGTGTTGCCGAGCCTGCGTCCGGTGTTCTTCAGCGCCGTGATGATCCTCGCTCACATCGCGATCAAGAGTTTCGACCTGGTGGCGGCGATGACGGCCGGTGGCCCGGGTTACTCCTCCGACCTGCCTGCGATGTTCATGTACTCCTTCACGTTCAGTCGCGGCCAGATGGGCATGGGCTCGGCCAGTGCGATTCTGATGCTCGGTGCGATTCTCGCAATCATCGTGCCTTACCTGTACTCCGAGCTGAGGACCAAGCGTCATGACTAG